The DNA sequence TGGTGGATTGGCTGAAAGAAAAAAAGGTGACGCACGTTGCCATGGAGTCGACGGGCGTATATTGGAAGCCAGTGTATAATCTCCTCGAAGCAGAGCCGATCGAAGTGCTTGTCGTCAATGCCCAACACATCAAAGCGGTTCCCGGGCGAAAGACCGATGTCAAAGATGCCGAATGGATCGCGGACTTGCTTCGCCATGGATTGCTAAAAGGGAGTTACATCCCTCATCGAGCTCAGCGGGAGCTCCGGGAACTGGTCCGTTATCGGCGCAGTTTGATCGAGGAACGGGCACGGGAGCTCAACCGCATCCAAAAAGTGCTGGAAGGAGCCAATATCAAGCTTTCTTCGGTCGTATCCGACATCAACGGGATGTCGGCCCGGCTCATCATTCGCGCCCTTATCGAAGGAAAAGACGATCCGGCGGCCCTCGCCCAGCTCGCCAAAGGGCGGCTGAAACAAAAAACGGAAGAGCTCCGGCGCGCGTTGAAAGGAGTGATGGGGCCGCATCAACGCATGATGCTGGCCGAGCAATGGCGTCATGTGGAGTATTTAGATGAAGCGATTGCCCGGTTGGATCGAGAAATCGAGGAACGAACGAGCCCTTTTCATGAAGCGCTGGAGCTCATCGATACGATCCCGGGAGTGGGGCGGCAAAGCGCGGAACAAATTGTAGCGGAAATCGGGACGGACATGAGCCGGTTCCCTACCGCCGCGCACTTGGCCTCATGGGCCGGAATGGCTCCCGGGAATCATGAGAGTGCAGGGAAACGGTTGTCAGGTCGAACGAGGAAAGGGAACAAGAAGCTGAGGTCGTGCCTCGTGGAATGCGCCCGTGCCGCCGCCCGAACGAAGAACACGTACCTATCGGCCAAGTATCATCGGATCGCCAAACGAAGAGGAGCGAATCGAGCGAGTGTCGCGGTCGGGAGAACGATTTTAGAAATGATCTATTACATCTTAACTCGAAAGGAACCGTATAGAGAGTTGGGAGCCGACTACTGGGATCGGCAGCGAGAAGCGAGCATCGTGCGTCAAACGGTGAAACGATTAGAGGGGTTAGGGTACGAAGTGAAACTGGAAAAAACGAGTGCATAGCACTTATTAACCATATATATACTGAAATACCTTCCTTTGGAATCCGATTCCGAAGGCTAGGTGGGCTCCGTTTTTTGTCTTAAATGGTGTTTTCAGGATAGATATGTACATTGAAACGAAATTCTTAAACTCAGTTCAAACGATGATGTATAAAATTTTGTGTAAAGCATTTTGCTAGAACAAAAGAAAAAAGGTAGGGTATTCTCTGATTGGACCAAAAATCTTAGAGAAAGGAGAACCCTACCTATGTCTAAAAGTATACCGAATGTAGACTGGGCAAATCAACTGGAAAATGCCATTCGTCAGTTTGTAAAAGAAAAATTAGAACTGATTATGCGGGAAGAAATCAAACATTTCCTTGAAATCGAACAGGCTGGAACGCCGAATATGAGAAACGGCTACTATCAGCGAAATCTAGATACGCAATATGGCCGGATTGAGGGTCTTTTGGTTCCAAGAGACCGAAACGGGGAATTTCAAACGCAGTTGTTTGCCCCTTACCAACGGCACACCGGCTGGCTTGAGGAAGCCATCATCAGGATGTATCAAAGTGGCATGAGTACGCGTGAAATTGGCAAGTTTATTGAACGAATTTTAGGCAATGCCTATTCTCCTGCAACGATCAGCCGTATTACCGATGTAGTGAAGGAAGACATCGAGAAATGGCACACTCGTCCACTGCACAAGCGTTATTCCGTCTTATATTTGGATGGTTTATACGTAAAACTTCGTCGCAAAACCGTGGAGAAAGAAGTCATTTATGTGGTGTTAGGGGTGAACGAAGAAGGATATCGCGAAATTCTTGATTTCTTTGTGGGAGGACAAGAAAGCGCCTATGTATGGCAG is a window from the Geobacillus stearothermophilus ATCC 12980 genome containing:
- a CDS encoding IS110 family transposase, translated to MRVLYERCCELDVHKQSITACALTPEGKEIRTFGTLTDDLEELVDWLKEKKVTHVAMESTGVYWKPVYNLLEAEPIEVLVVNAQHIKAVPGRKTDVKDAEWIADLLRHGLLKGSYIPHRAQRELRELVRYRRSLIEERARELNRIQKVLEGANIKLSSVVSDINGMSARLIIRALIEGKDDPAALAQLAKGRLKQKTEELRRALKGVMGPHQRMMLAEQWRHVEYLDEAIARLDREIEERTSPFHEALELIDTIPGVGRQSAEQIVAEIGTDMSRFPTAAHLASWAGMAPGNHESAGKRLSGRTRKGNKKLRSCLVECARAAARTKNTYLSAKYHRIAKRRGANRASVAVGRTILEMIYYILTRKEPYRELGADYWDRQREASIVRQTVKRLEGLGYEVKLEKTSA
- a CDS encoding IS256 family transposase → MSKSIPNVDWANQLENAIRQFVKEKLELIMREEIKHFLEIEQAGTPNMRNGYYQRNLDTQYGRIEGLLVPRDRNGEFQTQLFAPYQRHTGWLEEAIIRMYQSGMSTREIGKFIERILGNAYSPATISRITDVVKEDIEKWHTRPLHKRYSVLYLDGLYVKLRRKTVEKEVIYVVLGVNEEGYREILDFFVGGQESAYVWQEILQHLYQRGVKEVLLGVFDGLPGLEEAFKSVYPKADVQRCVVHKVRNTLSRVRKKDQFEVAEDLKLIYRAPNKEMALQMFQQFESKWSSKYPREVQSWANELDVLLTFMDYPSSIRSVIYTTNVIERTIKEIRKRLKPMNSLSSLEAAEKVVYLTIQDFNEKWAGRKLRGFAEAQEALERMFEERYH